The Carnobacterium divergens nucleotide sequence AAGAAGGAGGCATTTCCATGTTAAAAAAAATCCATACCGATTCAGCACCAGCAGCGATTGGACCTTATTCTCAAGCGATTGCTGTCGGCGACACACTCTACACATCTGGCCAAATCCCAGTTGATCCTACCACTGGAAAAGTTGTCGCATCTACCATTTCTCAGCAAACTGAACAAGTCATGAAAAACCTAGCTGCTGTTTTAAATGAAGGCAACAGTGATTTACACCACGTTATCAAAACAACTTGTTTTTTAACAAATATGTCAGATTTTGCTGAATTTAATCATGTTTATGGTACACACTTTGGCAATCATAAACCTGCTCGCTCATGCGTAGCTGTAAAAGATCTCCCACTTGGCGTTTTAGTTGAAGTAGAAGCCATTGCCCTCCTCAACTAATTGAAACAAAAAATGATCTATTCCCAACTAAGCATCATTAGTTAAGAATAGATCGTTTTTCATTTCGATGCCATTTCATCAGAGAGTTTAAATACATAGTTGTCTACTTCAAATAGCTCCCTTAAAATTTCTTCCACTTGGTTAAATAATTGATTGACTTCATTGATTTTATTCGAACATTCGATTGTTTTATGTCCTTCGTAAATGAATTGATCGTACGCTTCAATTAATTTTACTTGGTGCGCTCCTTTAGTAAACAAGGTGAATTCATCCATCATCTGAACTTCAAAACTCTGTTTCCACCCCTCTGTTAAGACAATCGTCATTACAACCGTATGGACTGACAGGCCATCTAATGCTATTTCTCTGCCATTAACCAATAACGTATAGCAAACACTTTTCACAATCCCACAAGCATTGCATCCACCTTCAGTTAAATCAACAGAACTGCTAAGAACAATCTCTTTCATTTTTTACCTCCACTTATAATGACTTATATTAGTTAAATTATACTACTTTTTAGGGACAAGAACACCTTGACTATTCATCATTTAGTATTCCTATCGCAATCACGTTTTTTATTCATTCTTTTAATCCAAACGTAGCAAGCAATCAAATATCCATGTTAATTTTTTGGGTACATCGCCACATGGAACATGCTAAAATTGGTTTATACTATTCAATGAAAGGAAGGGCTCCAGATGATAACAAATCAAGCAAAAATCGACCTCTATTACCAAATGCTCCTTGAAAAAAATTCAACCTTCGAAGGTGTCTTTTACGCAGGAATCAAAACCACCGGCATTTTTTGTCGCCCTACTTGTCCCGCGCGAAAACCTAAGAAAGAAAACTGTGAATTTTTCGAAACTGCCAAAGAGGCAATCTTAGCTTCTTATCGCCCTTGCAAAAGATGCTCGCCTCTTTCAAATCCAAGTCACTTATCTCCTGAAGTAAAGAAATTGGTTCACGCAATTGAAGAAAATCCAGAACGAAAATGGACAGATAGAGATTTTGATGCGCTTTCTATCAGTGCAAACACTGCTCGCAGACAATTTAAAAAGCAATTTGGCATGACCTTTATTGAATATGCTCGTTCAAGAAGGTTAGGGTTTGCTTTTGAACATATTCGTAAAGGAACCTCCTTTATCGACGCACAACTTAATACTGGTTACGAATCAAGCAATGGCTTTCGAGACGCCTTCACACGAACAATGGGCACCGTTCCAACCAAATCTGCTGATCTTAAATTGCTCACTGCTCATTGGATTGAAACACCTCTTGGATCGATGCTAGCAATCGCTGATGAAAATGCGCTTTATTTGTTGGAATTTGTTGACCGTAGGGGCTTGGAAACTGAAATTGAAACATTACGAAAACGAGCACATGCTGCTATTATTCCAGGAGCCAATTCCATTATCCAACAGATTTCCTCCGATTTAACCAACTATTTCAATGGCACACTAACCCAATTTACGACTCCCATCCACTACCTAGGATCTGATTTTCAAAAAAGTGTTTGGGACGAACTTCAAAAAATACCAGCTGGCACGACTCTTTCCTATAAAGAACTTGCCGAAAAAATAAACAATCCAAAAGGCTACCGTGCCGTTGCCCGTGCAAATGGTGCAAATCAGCTTTCTTTAATCGTTCCTTGTCACCGCGTTATCAATACAAATGGCGCTTTAGGAGGATATGGTGGAGGCGTAGATCGTAAGGAATGGTTATTAAAACATGAAATAAAACACTACAACAGAAAAAGCAACTAGGAAAAATTCCCAGTTGCTTCTTCTTATTTTTCAGATTTTTTCATAAATCCAACCAAAACGGTAAATAAAGGGGTCAAATAACAGAAAAACGCAAAAGGTAAATACTGCAACGTACCAATTCCAAGCGTCCCTGCAATAAATACACCACTTACCCCCCATGGAATTAGTGGATTGAAGGTTGCTCCCGCATCTGACAAGGTTCTAGATAGATACTTATCAGGTAAATCAATTTTACGATAATTCTCTTTATAAGCCTTACCTGGCAAAATAATAGAGAGATATTGTTCGCCAATCAATAAATTGACTCCAATTGAACTTAAAGCCGTCATTAAAATCAAACGCCCTTTTGTCTTCATCAAATCCTCTACCTGTTGCAAAATCGTTTCTATAATACGCAATTTCACTAACAGTCCACCTAGCGACAAAGCTAAAATAATCAATGAAACCGACCACATCATGCTTTGCATCCCACCACGAGTCAATAGCGTATCAACATTTTCAACCCCTGTTTTCGATACAAATCCATCTTGAATCCAAGAACCCACAGAAGCAATTGTTGTCGCTGGATGATAAATGTAGCGCACCACAATGGATAGCACAATGCTCGTTAAAAGAGTAGGAATCGCAGGCACTTTACGCCATGCAGCAATAAATAAAATTAAAACAGGAAGTAACGTAATTGGAGAAATCGTATAAAACTGATGCAGCGTATCTGTAATAACTTGTAAATCATCACCAGCTGCACCTTTTACTGGATGAAAACCAAGAGAAATAAACGCGATAAGAGAAAGAACGAAGGCTGGAAAAACCGTCCACAACTCATTTTTAATATGCTCAAATAGATCAACTTCAGCAATTGCTGCGGAAAGATTTGCTGTATCCGATAAAGGAGAAATACTGTTCCCTAGAAAAGCTCCGGAAACAATTGCTCCAGTTGTAATCGCTGGATTAAATCCCATGATTTGTCCCATTCCAAAAAAGGCAATTCCCACTGTTGAAATCGTCGTAAAGGAACTTCCTACCGTTGCACCAACAACTCCACAAATAATAAAAACTGTTGGCAAAAAGAATTTAACAGACAAGACGCTAAATCCATACACCATAATCGTGGGAATCGTTCCTGCAGCAATCCAAACACTGATTAACGCACCAATCAAAATGAAAATAATAATCGGAACCAAACCTGGCGTAATCCCTTCCTGAATGCCCTCATGAATTGTCTTCCAAGATACTTCTTTCACTGCAGCAAATAAAATGACCAATGCTAAGGCAAATAAAATCGCCACATGAGCCGGCAGTTTAAAGCCAATAATACAAGTTCCAATCATTGCTAATAAAACAACTAAAAGAAACATTGCTTCTTTAATCGTTACATCTTTCTTCATCTTTTGCGCTTCCTCTCTTCTCTTTTCCTTCACCTAATCCATTAACGTCTTGAGTACGCTCCATGCCACACAGGACCAATAAATTGGTTTAAAGCAAACCCTTCTTCAATGCCACAATAAACAAAGTCTTTGGCTTTTATCACAGCCTCTTTTGCAGACAAGTCATTGGCTAAACCAGCAGTTACAGCAGCTGCAAAGGTACAGCCTGCACCATGGTTGTGATTTCCTTCAATTTTAGGTGATTTTAGTAGCATAAATTCTTCCCCATCATAAAACAAATCAATCGCTTCTTGACTAGTTAACCCTTTTCCGCCCTTAATGACAACATTTTTGGCTCCTAAAGCAATAATTTTAGCGGCAGCCACTTTCATATCTTCCACTGTTTCAAGTGGGTCCATTTCTGCTAACTGACTGGCTTCAAATAAATTTGGCGTTGTAATGGTTGCTTTTGGAATCAATAATTGACGCATACTGCTAACATTTTCAGGCTGTAAAACCTCTGTTTCACCTTTACAAACCATTACTGGATCAATCACGATTTGTTCAATTGCACCTGTTTCTAACATTTGACTCACCTGTTCAATGGTTTCAACTGTTCCAAGCATACCTGTTTTCATCGCTTTAAATGGCCCACACGCTAATGCCGTTGCCAATTCTTTTTCAATAATTGATTCTGCGATTGGAAAAACGTCATGATGCCAAAAATTCGCTGGGTCCATTGTCACAATCGATGTAACCACACTAATACCGTAAGTGCCATATTCTTCAAATGTTTTTAAGTCCGCTTGTAAGCCTGCTCCGCCACTTGTGTCAGAACCTGCAACTGTCAATACTCTTTGAATTTCCATCTAATCCCCATCTTTCCTCCAAATTTAGTTGCTTGTTATACAAAGAAATGTATAGCAGAATGCGCTCCACTATACATTACTGTAAACCAGCCTTCGCTATTTTCCTTGCGTAGACAGTAGTTCTATTCAGAAAATCCAAGCCAACTTGGAATCAGTTGAATACCGATTTCAAGTCAGCTAAGACTTACATTTTCGTTCAATTAGTTTTCTTCAGCATAGATTGCTTCTAATTTACTTTGAATTGCGGCTTCAATTTTAGCTGCATATTCGTCAAATACTTCTTTATCATTCATATATGGTGACATTGCAGAAGCACGTAAGATGGTTACTTTGTCAGCACGTTCCCATTCTTTACGTGAGAAACCTAAGCCATTTACAAATTCAAATGGGCTGTGGCCATATTCTTCAATCGCAAAGTCAGTATGTGAAGTGATAAATTCATTGTTGTATAAACCACCTTTTGCATATGAAGCATAATCATAGAAATCATGGTTTAATTTGTTCATTTTCACTAAGTCAGTGTTGCCTTTTTCGTTGAATACATAATCTACCATGTTGAAATCTGGTTTTGTTAATGCATGCAATTCAATTGTTTTATCGCCAACTTTAAATTCTTTGCCGTCGATAAAGTGATAGAAGTGATATGCTCCTTCAATGCTTGCGCCCATTAATTTACCGTAACCAGTTACGTTTAATGGCAATACTTTGTGTGCAGTCCATACAGCAGCTGCAGTTGCGCCGGCTTTTGAACCTTCAAGAATATATGCACCTAATAATGCTGGAATATCCGCACCTTTTTCAAATACATATGTTGCAAAGTAAGAAATAACGTCACGCATGCGGATATCTTTAATGACTACGCCACCTGCAGAGTAAGGGATATAACCCATTTTATGAGGGTCGATTGTAACAGATTCAGCTAAGCTGATTGCTTTGAATGATTCATAAACTTCTCTTGTTAACCAATCATTTTTTTCCATGAAGATGCCGTTTTTAGCGTAAACAGCTTCGATTTGATCCCATTCAATAAATTCATCGTTTTCATCTAAGAAGATTGAACGTCCATAACCACCGTATGCAGCATCAACGTGTACGTAGAAGTAAATGCCTTCTTTAGCTAATTTTTCACGTAACGCAATGATTTGGTCGATACGATCGATTTGACCTTCTTCAGTTGAACCAACAACACCTACTACTCCAAGAGTTGGAATACCTTGTGCAGCTAAATCACGAATTTGTGCTTCTAATTTATCAATATCCATACGGTATTCACTGTTTACTTCACCAGCGATCACTTGGTCTAAACCAATACCGATAATATCAGCAGCTTTTAACCATGAATAATGTTTTGTTTGTGGCACAATCCATTTACCTAATTTTTCTAAGTTTTTACCACTACGCGCTGAACGTGCTTTAATTTCGTCAAATTGGTCTTGAAGTTGGTCTAAAATGTTTAGAACTTCTTCAGTAGACATATTTAATAATTCCCATTCAGATTTACCCGCAACCATTTCTGGTGCTACTTCTTGGATAGCAAATGGCAATGATTTCATGTTACGTGCATACCATAAGCCTTCTAAGTTAGCGATTGAACCATCAGCTGCGATGTGTCCCCAACCATTTTTATAGCCCATCAATGTTGCAAATTCCATTCCGACTTCTTCTTCCATTTGAGAAGTTGCTGGAGATGATTCGTAAGCCACGTTGTTGCCGTTCCAAAGCATTGCAGTTGTATAAGCAATAATGGCTGGCATTAGTGTTTCAGAGTTCATATGGCCCCAGAAACGACCTGCTGAGTGCCATGGAAGTGATTCAGTACGTAAACGTGAAGACAATACGTTAAATACGCTTCTCATGTTGTCTGCTGTTGCTTGGAATTCTTTTGAACTTCTGTCTTGTGGAGTAATTACTGGTAAATCTTGAGGCATGTAGTTTTGTCTCCAACCAACGTGTTCGTCGATCATTTTGTTTAAAATTTCTTTGAATAAATCAACGTTTTCGCCTTTGTCGCCAAGGAATAAAGCTTTTAAATTAGTATCATCTGTATTAAATGTGTTTTTCATGATGTGTTCCTCCTGTAAAGTTGTTTTTAAGTGCAAGCAAGGACATTTGTATAGGATGTC carries:
- a CDS encoding RidA family protein, which encodes MLKKIHTDSAPAAIGPYSQAIAVGDTLYTSGQIPVDPTTGKVVASTISQQTEQVMKNLAAVLNEGNSDLHHVIKTTCFLTNMSDFAEFNHVYGTHFGNHKPARSCVAVKDLPLGVLVEVEAIALLN
- a CDS encoding DUF4809 family protein, whose product is MKEIVLSSSVDLTEGGCNACGIVKSVCYTLLVNGREIALDGLSVHTVVMTIVLTEGWKQSFEVQMMDEFTLFTKGAHQVKLIEAYDQFIYEGHKTIECSNKINEVNQLFNQVEEILRELFEVDNYVFKLSDEMASK
- a CDS encoding bifunctional transcriptional activator/DNA repair enzyme AdaA, translated to MITNQAKIDLYYQMLLEKNSTFEGVFYAGIKTTGIFCRPTCPARKPKKENCEFFETAKEAILASYRPCKRCSPLSNPSHLSPEVKKLVHAIEENPERKWTDRDFDALSISANTARRQFKKQFGMTFIEYARSRRLGFAFEHIRKGTSFIDAQLNTGYESSNGFRDAFTRTMGTVPTKSADLKLLTAHWIETPLGSMLAIADENALYLLEFVDRRGLETEIETLRKRAHAAIIPGANSIIQQISSDLTNYFNGTLTQFTTPIHYLGSDFQKSVWDELQKIPAGTTLSYKELAEKINNPKGYRAVARANGANQLSLIVPCHRVINTNGALGGYGGGVDRKEWLLKHEIKHYNRKSN
- the nhaC gene encoding Na+/H+ antiporter NhaC; the encoded protein is MKKDVTIKEAMFLLVVLLAMIGTCIIGFKLPAHVAILFALALVILFAAVKEVSWKTIHEGIQEGITPGLVPIIIFILIGALISVWIAAGTIPTIMVYGFSVLSVKFFLPTVFIICGVVGATVGSSFTTISTVGIAFFGMGQIMGFNPAITTGAIVSGAFLGNSISPLSDTANLSAAIAEVDLFEHIKNELWTVFPAFVLSLIAFISLGFHPVKGAAGDDLQVITDTLHQFYTISPITLLPVLILFIAAWRKVPAIPTLLTSIVLSIVVRYIYHPATTIASVGSWIQDGFVSKTGVENVDTLLTRGGMQSMMWSVSLIILALSLGGLLVKLRIIETILQQVEDLMKTKGRLILMTALSSIGVNLLIGEQYLSIILPGKAYKENYRKIDLPDKYLSRTLSDAGATFNPLIPWGVSGVFIAGTLGIGTLQYLPFAFFCYLTPLFTVLVGFMKKSEK
- the thiD gene encoding bifunctional hydroxymethylpyrimidine kinase/phosphomethylpyrimidine kinase, producing MEIQRVLTVAGSDTSGGAGLQADLKTFEEYGTYGISVVTSIVTMDPANFWHHDVFPIAESIIEKELATALACGPFKAMKTGMLGTVETIEQVSQMLETGAIEQIVIDPVMVCKGETEVLQPENVSSMRQLLIPKATITTPNLFEASQLAEMDPLETVEDMKVAAAKIIALGAKNVVIKGGKGLTSQEAIDLFYDGEEFMLLKSPKIEGNHNHGAGCTFAAAVTAGLANDLSAKEAVIKAKDFVYCGIEEGFALNQFIGPVWHGAYSRR
- the tdc gene encoding tyrosine decarboxylase; amino-acid sequence: MKNTFNTDDTNLKALFLGDKGENVDLFKEILNKMIDEHVGWRQNYMPQDLPVITPQDRSSKEFQATADNMRSVFNVLSSRLRTESLPWHSAGRFWGHMNSETLMPAIIAYTTAMLWNGNNVAYESSPATSQMEEEVGMEFATLMGYKNGWGHIAADGSIANLEGLWYARNMKSLPFAIQEVAPEMVAGKSEWELLNMSTEEVLNILDQLQDQFDEIKARSARSGKNLEKLGKWIVPQTKHYSWLKAADIIGIGLDQVIAGEVNSEYRMDIDKLEAQIRDLAAQGIPTLGVVGVVGSTEEGQIDRIDQIIALREKLAKEGIYFYVHVDAAYGGYGRSIFLDENDEFIEWDQIEAVYAKNGIFMEKNDWLTREVYESFKAISLAESVTIDPHKMGYIPYSAGGVVIKDIRMRDVISYFATYVFEKGADIPALLGAYILEGSKAGATAAAVWTAHKVLPLNVTGYGKLMGASIEGAYHFYHFIDGKEFKVGDKTIELHALTKPDFNMVDYVFNEKGNTDLVKMNKLNHDFYDYASYAKGGLYNNEFITSHTDFAIEEYGHSPFEFVNGLGFSRKEWERADKVTILRASAMSPYMNDKEVFDEYAAKIEAAIQSKLEAIYAEEN